In Candidatus Zixiibacteriota bacterium, a single window of DNA contains:
- the gcvPB gene encoding aminomethyl-transferring glycine dehydrogenase subunit GcvPB, with amino-acid sequence MDNRVLIYEKSSKGMIGCPMPEPMRDEKELLEMIPAKYRRTGDVPLPEVAEGELMRHYIGLSVKNHHIDKGFYPLGSCTMKYNPKVNDKAASLPGFTGQHPLAPCHTASGSLQVMYELGEYLKEISGFDAISLQPVAGAQGEFAGLLIIRAYHKDQGNLRKKILIPDSAHGTNPASVALAGYETVQIKSGEQGIITPEAVAEAADEETAGLMLTNPNTLGLFESNIEKIAEIIHGVGGLIYMDGANLNAQMGFVKPGEIGFDILHFNLHKTFSTPHGGGGPGAGAVAVVKKLGRYLPCPVIARDSDDNGRLYLNYDRPKSIGSLHSFYGNFANSIRAYAYIRSLGPDGIRDVSGNAVLNANYLKSLLKDDFDIPYDQTCMHEFVLSCNRQKKFGVKALDMAKRLLDYGFHAPTVYFPLIVPEAFMIEPTETESRVTLENFAETLKAIAREAETDPDILHHAPHTTPVGRLNEARAARELDVCYKG; translated from the coding sequence ATGGATAATAGAGTACTTATATACGAAAAATCATCGAAGGGGATGATCGGTTGTCCCATGCCGGAACCGATGCGGGATGAAAAAGAATTACTGGAAATGATTCCTGCGAAATATCGCCGGACCGGGGATGTTCCGTTGCCAGAAGTGGCCGAGGGTGAATTGATGCGTCACTATATCGGTCTTTCGGTCAAGAATCACCATATCGATAAGGGTTTTTATCCACTCGGGTCATGTACCATGAAGTACAATCCCAAGGTTAATGATAAGGCGGCCTCGCTTCCCGGTTTTACCGGTCAGCATCCACTGGCTCCCTGCCATACCGCATCCGGTTCGCTTCAGGTAATGTATGAGTTGGGTGAATATCTCAAGGAGATTTCAGGATTCGATGCTATCTCATTACAGCCGGTAGCCGGAGCGCAGGGGGAATTCGCCGGATTGCTTATTATAAGGGCGTATCACAAGGATCAGGGCAATCTCCGTAAAAAGATACTGATCCCGGATTCCGCCCACGGGACCAACCCGGCCTCGGTTGCCCTGGCGGGTTATGAAACGGTCCAGATCAAATCCGGCGAACAGGGGATAATCACACCCGAAGCGGTGGCCGAGGCGGCTGATGAGGAAACTGCCGGGTTAATGCTGACCAATCCCAATACCCTTGGATTATTTGAATCCAATATCGAAAAAATAGCGGAAATTATTCACGGTGTCGGCGGATTGATCTATATGGACGGAGCCAACCTGAACGCCCAGATGGGATTTGTTAAACCGGGGGAAATAGGCTTTGATATTCTCCATTTCAATCTTCATAAAACCTTTTCGACGCCTCATGGCGGCGGTGGTCCCGGAGCCGGAGCCGTGGCGGTGGTGAAGAAACTGGGCCGGTATCTACCGTGCCCGGTTATTGCGCGGGATTCCGATGATAACGGACGGCTGTATCTCAATTACGATCGGCCCAAATCAATCGGCAGTCTGCACTCATTTTACGGAAATTTTGCCAACAGCATTCGTGCCTATGCCTATATAAGGTCTCTGGGTCCTGACGGTATCAGGGATGTCTCCGGTAATGCGGTTTTAAATGCCAATTATTTGAAATCGCTTTTAAAGGATGATTTCGATATACCCTATGATCAAACCTGTATGCATGAATTCGTGTTGTCCTGCAACCGACAAAAGAAGTTCGGAGTTAAGGCTCTGGATATGGCCAAGCGATTACTTGATTATGGTTTTCATGCGCCGACGGTTTATTTTCCGCTGATAGTCCCGGAGGCCTTCATGATCGAACCGACCGAAACGGAAAGCCGGGTGACTCTGGAGAATTTCGCCGAGACTCTTAAGGCTATTGCCCGGGAAGCCGAAACCGATCCGGATATTCTGCATCATGCGCCTCATACGACTCCGGTGGGTCGTTTGAACGAGGCCCGGGCGGCCCGGGAACTTGATGTGTGTTACAAGGGATAA
- a CDS encoding tetratricopeptide repeat protein — translation MNLRKMSQMITIIPVLTIIGLLIAGGCAKNNDTISVPTGINFAADYTSALQLAGEKNQIMVIDFYTDWCRWCNTLDSATFHDSAVIAFSQNMVFVRVNADTDTLTAQKYSIHGYPTVVVAQSDGTEIDRISGYMPPEPFMETIQNYLQDKETLADYLRRADTNATIMVNYVLGDKYSSRGMNDKAVDYFQKVIAADPDNKDSLTIDAMFSIGSILIGEKDYQKALELFDEIIVKFKGTPGAVDAVLWKGIALRNMGDTSGAIAVFRGFLKDNPDNPDSAYARSQIDKLVNPSPATGGK, via the coding sequence ATGAACCTTCGGAAAATGTCACAGATGATAACAATTATTCCAGTCTTGACCATCATCGGTCTATTGATCGCGGGCGGTTGCGCCAAAAATAACGATACCATTTCAGTTCCGACCGGGATTAATTTCGCCGCGGATTATACGTCGGCACTGCAATTGGCCGGTGAAAAAAATCAGATCATGGTAATAGATTTTTATACCGATTGGTGCCGCTGGTGCAATACCCTCGATTCGGCCACTTTCCATGACTCGGCCGTGATTGCTTTTTCGCAAAACATGGTATTTGTCCGGGTCAATGCCGATACCGATACACTCACGGCTCAAAAATATTCCATCCATGGTTACCCGACCGTGGTCGTGGCCCAAAGCGACGGGACGGAAATTGACCGGATCAGCGGATATATGCCGCCGGAACCTTTTATGGAAACCATTCAAAACTATCTTCAGGATAAAGAAACGCTGGCCGATTATCTTCGTCGGGCCGATACCAACGCTACAATTATGGTCAATTATGTTCTGGGTGATAAGTACAGTAGTCGCGGTATGAATGACAAGGCCGTGGATTATTTCCAGAAAGTCATTGCGGCCGACCCGGATAATAAAGACAGTCTGACTATCGATGCCATGTTTTCGATCGGCTCGATTCTGATCGGTGAAAAGGATTATCAGAAAGCCCTCGAACTGTTTGATGAGATTATTGTCAAGTTTAAGGGTACCCCGGGTGCTGTCGATGCCGTTCTCTGGAAGGGAATCGCACTTCGCAATATGGGTGATACCTCCGGAGCCATTGCCGTTTTCCGGGGCTTTTTAAAAGACAACCCGGATAATCCGGATTCGGCCTATGCGAGAAGCCAGATCGATAAACTGGTGAATCCATCGCCCGCGACAGGGGGGAAATAA
- the gcvPA gene encoding aminomethyl-transferring glycine dehydrogenase subunit GcvPA, which translates to MSYIPNTDDDRHRMLEKIGADKIDDLFCAIPENLRLKNPLNLPKSLSEMELMREIEGIAARNRGNLTIFAGGGTYDHFIPTAVEVISSRPEFVTAYTPYQAEVSQGTLQVIYEFQSHICRLTGMDVANASMYDGASAAAEAAMLSAAKTGRSKILISDTVSPLFRNVIRTYLSGQKIEIVELSQHEGTTDFDLLKKRIDGDTAGIILAQPNFFGMIEDVERGGEIAHASGAHLILAIDPIAAAVLKSPAECGADIVIGEGQPLGIPLNFGGSLLGFFAVKKELIRLLPGRLAARTDDDKGNTGFVLTLQTREQHIRREKATSNICTNQALSATMATIYLSLMGKQGLKRVALLSMDKAHRAADMIFANNKYRPYFKGAFIREFVVKTPVPARELIDRAIRQNSVLPGINLGRFYHDMDDALLVAFTEKRTDDEINALARVLNEI; encoded by the coding sequence ATGTCATACATACCCAATACCGATGATGATCGGCATCGGATGCTGGAAAAAATCGGTGCCGATAAGATAGATGATCTATTCTGTGCCATCCCTGAAAATTTAAGACTGAAGAATCCGTTGAACCTCCCGAAGTCTCTGTCTGAAATGGAGTTGATGCGGGAAATCGAGGGGATCGCCGCCCGCAACCGGGGCAATCTGACCATCTTTGCCGGGGGAGGAACCTATGATCATTTTATCCCCACGGCGGTCGAGGTAATCTCAAGTCGTCCTGAATTCGTGACGGCCTATACGCCGTATCAGGCCGAAGTATCCCAGGGAACCCTTCAAGTTATTTATGAATTTCAAAGCCATATCTGCCGCCTCACAGGAATGGATGTGGCCAATGCGTCGATGTACGACGGTGCTTCGGCGGCGGCGGAAGCCGCCATGTTATCAGCAGCAAAAACGGGCCGCTCCAAAATTCTTATATCCGACACGGTTAGCCCGCTGTTTCGCAATGTCATCAGAACCTATCTGTCGGGACAGAAAATCGAGATTGTTGAGCTGTCCCAGCATGAAGGGACAACCGATTTTGATTTGCTGAAGAAGCGGATTGACGGGGATACCGCCGGAATCATTCTGGCCCAGCCCAATTTTTTCGGTATGATCGAAGATGTGGAGCGGGGCGGTGAAATCGCTCATGCTTCAGGGGCTCATCTGATACTGGCAATCGATCCGATTGCCGCCGCCGTGCTTAAAAGTCCGGCGGAATGCGGCGCCGATATCGTGATAGGCGAGGGGCAACCGCTAGGTATTCCACTCAATTTCGGCGGATCGCTCCTTGGATTCTTTGCTGTGAAAAAAGAATTAATTCGTCTTTTGCCGGGTCGTCTGGCGGCGCGGACCGATGATGATAAGGGCAATACCGGTTTTGTTCTAACATTGCAAACCCGGGAACAGCATATCCGCCGTGAAAAGGCAACTTCCAACATATGCACCAACCAGGCTTTAAGTGCCACGATGGCGACGATTTATCTTTCGCTGATGGGTAAACAAGGTCTCAAGCGCGTGGCGTTGCTGTCAATGGATAAAGCTCATCGTGCGGCAGATATGATTTTCGCAAACAATAAATATCGTCCGTATTTTAAGGGTGCCTTTATCCGGGAATTCGTGGTCAAAACCCCGGTTCCAGCCAGAGAACTGATAGACCGGGCCATCAGACAAAATTCCGTTCTGCCGGGTATCAATCTTGGACGGTTCTATCATGATATGGATGATGCCCTGCTGGTGGCATTCACGGAAAAAAGAACTGATGACGAAATTAATGCCCTTGCCAGGGTCCTTAATGAAATTTGA
- the gcvH gene encoding glycine cleavage system protein GcvH: MNIPAGLKYTREHEWVKVDGKTVTVGITDYAQGELGDIVFVELPKPGAELKVGGAFGTIEAVKAVSDIFSPVTGKVLEANTALEDDPMVINRDPYGEGWMIKAEMANDSELNNLLSPEDYKNLIG; this comes from the coding sequence GTGAATATTCCTGCCGGATTGAAATATACCAGAGAACATGAGTGGGTAAAGGTTGACGGCAAAACCGTTACCGTCGGAATTACCGATTATGCCCAGGGTGAATTGGGTGATATCGTTTTTGTGGAACTGCCCAAACCGGGGGCCGAGTTGAAAGTCGGCGGCGCATTCGGAACCATTGAGGCAGTCAAGGCCGTTTCGGATATATTCTCGCCTGTGACAGGTAAGGTCCTTGAAGCCAATACCGCTCTTGAAGATGATCCCATGGTTATCAATCGAGATCCTTATGGAGAGGGGTGGATGATAAAAGCCGAGATGGCCAATGACTCTGAATTAAATAATCTCCTTTCCCCAGAAGACTACAAGAATTTGATTGGATAG